A DNA window from uncultured Methanoregula sp. contains the following coding sequences:
- a CDS encoding nucleotidyltransferase family protein, with product MDALTLLREHEPELKLRFCVAKIGIFGSFARGEERPESDIDILVTFRDGKKTFDNFMGTKYYLEDLFQRKVDLVTDAALKPLIRDPILQEVVYA from the coding sequence ATGGATGCACTCACGCTCCTTCGCGAGCATGAACCGGAATTAAAACTGCGGTTCTGCGTTGCGAAGATCGGGATTTTCGGATCATTCGCACGCGGAGAGGAACGGCCGGAAAGTGATATCGACATCCTTGTTACGTTCCGTGACGGGAAGAAGACGTTCGACAACTTCATGGGGACGAAATACTATCTTGAAGATCTCTTCCAAAGAAAAGTCGATCTGGTAACGGACGCCGCACTCAAGCCGCTCATCCGCGACCCTATCCTGCAGGAAGTCGTGTATGCCTAG
- a CDS encoding SLC13 family permease, translating to MLNTKNTYLAVVILALVFILIAIRQVGRFKLKIWQIMLGGAVAVLITGQIALPDALHAIDIDVLLFLFGMFVVGEALVSSGYLSGLAHRFFARAHNPDQVVLGILFGMGLLSALLMNDTLAVIGTPLVLALAAGRHISKKLLLLALAFAITTGSVMSPIGNPQNLLVAINSGMASPFVTFAIYLAIPTLICLGIAYAVLRWFYREEFLPREYEKEPAPASDRRLALLAKVSLAIVLLLALANILASFFTGSMLVTLPLIAICAALPVLIFSEKRFAIIKAIDWCTLVFFAAMFVLMASVWETGIFQSLVSGGMLSSIPALLGTSIVISQFISNVPFVALFQPLVLQAGGTTAQLMALAAGSTIAGNLTILGAASNVIIIQNAEKQGATLTFFEFMKVGLPLTVLQVLVYWGWLAVVG from the coding sequence ATGCTGAATACTAAAAATACGTACCTCGCAGTCGTCATCCTGGCATTGGTATTCATCCTGATCGCAATACGGCAGGTGGGCAGGTTCAAGCTGAAGATCTGGCAGATCATGCTTGGCGGAGCCGTTGCGGTCCTCATCACCGGGCAGATCGCACTGCCTGACGCGCTTCACGCAATCGATATTGACGTACTGCTCTTCCTCTTCGGCATGTTCGTTGTCGGGGAGGCGCTCGTGTCGAGCGGGTACCTCTCCGGTCTTGCCCACCGGTTCTTTGCCCGGGCACACAATCCGGATCAGGTTGTCCTGGGCATCCTCTTCGGTATGGGTCTTCTCTCGGCGCTCCTGATGAACGATACGCTCGCCGTCATCGGAACCCCGCTGGTCCTGGCCCTGGCCGCGGGCCGTCACATCTCAAAAAAACTGCTCCTGCTCGCGCTGGCTTTCGCGATCACCACCGGCAGCGTGATGAGCCCGATCGGCAACCCGCAGAACCTGCTTGTTGCCATCAACTCCGGCATGGCCTCGCCCTTTGTCACGTTCGCGATCTACCTGGCCATACCAACGCTCATCTGTCTCGGTATCGCGTATGCAGTGCTGCGCTGGTTCTACCGCGAAGAGTTCCTGCCCCGGGAGTATGAAAAAGAACCTGCCCCAGCCTCGGATCGCCGGTTGGCTCTGCTTGCCAAAGTATCGCTTGCCATTGTCCTGCTGCTCGCGCTTGCCAATATCCTTGCTTCGTTCTTCACCGGGTCCATGCTCGTGACCCTGCCGCTCATCGCGATTTGTGCCGCCCTGCCCGTGCTGATCTTCTCGGAGAAACGGTTTGCCATCATCAAAGCCATCGATTGGTGCACGCTTGTCTTCTTTGCAGCCATGTTCGTCCTGATGGCAAGTGTCTGGGAGACCGGCATCTTCCAGTCCCTGGTGAGCGGAGGGATGCTCTCTTCCATCCCGGCACTGCTCGGCACCAGCATCGTCATCAGCCAGTTCATCTCCAATGTCCCGTTCGTTGCACTCTTCCAGCCGCTTGTTCTGCAGGCTGGAGGAACAACAGCCCAGCTCATGGCGCTTGCAGCCGGGAGCACGATTGCCGGCAACCTCACGATCCTCGGGGCTGCAAGCAACGTGATCATCATCCAGAACGCGGAGAAGCAGGGAGCAACCCTGACATTTTTTGAATTCATGAAAGTCGGGCTCCCGCTGACCGTGCTGCAGGTGCTGGTGTACTGGGGATGGCTGGCGGTGGTGGGGTAA
- a CDS encoding 2,5-diamino-6-(ribosylamino)-4(3H)-pyrimidinone 5'-phosphate reductase, with the protein MRPYVVINAAMSADGKISTRERRQVKISGTQDFARVDRLKAGCDAVMVGIGTVLADDPSLTVKSEECRRFRTDRGTDEHPVRIVVDSRARTPIAASILNKGPGKRVIAVSKQADDKRVAELKPYATILESGETEVDLKELMEQLGAMGIRRLMVEGGGTLLAGLISAGLVDEIYTYIGNIVIGGKDAPTLADGPGMVKETEFCRLDLIEVHRMDMGILLHWKVRHME; encoded by the coding sequence ATGCGGCCGTATGTGGTAATCAACGCAGCGATGAGCGCCGACGGAAAGATCTCGACCCGTGAACGCCGGCAGGTAAAGATCTCCGGGACCCAGGATTTTGCCCGGGTTGACCGGCTCAAGGCCGGGTGCGATGCGGTCATGGTGGGGATCGGCACCGTACTTGCCGACGATCCCTCGCTCACGGTAAAATCAGAGGAATGCCGCAGGTTCAGGACGGACCGGGGTACGGATGAGCACCCGGTCCGGATTGTTGTGGACAGCAGGGCAAGGACTCCCATTGCCGCATCAATCCTGAACAAAGGCCCGGGGAAACGGGTGATAGCGGTCTCGAAGCAGGCCGATGACAAACGGGTAGCTGAACTGAAACCCTATGCAACAATCCTGGAAAGCGGGGAGACTGAAGTCGATCTCAAAGAGCTCATGGAACAGCTGGGTGCCATGGGAATCCGGCGCCTGATGGTGGAGGGAGGCGGAACCCTTCTCGCCGGCCTGATCTCAGCCGGCCTTGTTGATGAGATCTATACATATATCGGCAATATCGTCATCGGGGGAAAGGATGCCCCGACCCTTGCAGACGGGCCGGGCATGGTAAAGGAGACGGAATTCTGCCGTCTCGATCTCATCGAAGTCCACCGGATGGATATGGGGATTCTCCTGCACTGGAAAGTCCGGCATATGGAATAA
- a CDS encoding histidine kinase dimerization/phosphoacceptor domain -containing protein, giving the protein MIKRCIASLKRAGTSPRGQAILVAALVFAIILFPLWWMGTGWLSGRFIADEKISAQQYLVTVKDNCEKALRQDYNIPARLSGSMMMNSTLLDSQEDFVTYSRQFSYATEVRHILLKPKGNDAYEYSPAADAATPQTQNETANIMRLVYIGGNYWGYALITIDLPHLLQNADPLSGKSGLGFIVMDQNGQVLTGDPTVLDQDPVFADLIIPPDRTWKMGAVVYGGWESALEPKLTRLRYLGFLIIVLITLLIGLITYRHVSMGNQIREREASLLESNAHLRREIEAHREAEKALKISKKKYFTLFNSANDAVVLCARGEDPLCYPVIEVNDGTSRIMGYSRDFLLSCNLFDNVLPGSRERIPRIFEEIDRNHHATFEMDYLACDGRTLPLEMNSHLFTLEGNTVLLTVARDVSARKKTEDDLRQSVAEKDVLLKEVHHRVKNNLQVISSLIDLQAGALSDPDVQNHFRECQDRIRSIALVHENLYQSKTFSTIKAEDYIKMLVDRLVPSCSALPGVNVCYDIDDIDIDLDTAIPCGLIINELVTNALKHAFTGRDRGIIRICLKQAPDDMLTLIVEDDGKGFPESVNFQETESFGLQIVTALSCQLDADLSMTGGNGTRITLRFSKIRGKTGV; this is encoded by the coding sequence ATGATAAAACGCTGTATTGCATCTCTGAAACGGGCTGGAACATCTCCACGCGGGCAGGCAATTCTCGTGGCGGCACTTGTTTTTGCCATAATTTTATTTCCCCTCTGGTGGATGGGAACCGGCTGGCTTTCCGGCCGGTTTATTGCCGATGAGAAAATCTCTGCGCAGCAATATCTTGTCACCGTCAAGGACAATTGCGAAAAAGCGCTTCGCCAGGATTATAACATCCCCGCCCGGCTCTCCGGTTCCATGATGATGAATTCAACGCTGTTGGATTCACAAGAGGATTTTGTTACCTATTCCAGGCAATTTTCCTATGCAACGGAAGTCCGGCATATCTTACTCAAACCAAAGGGGAATGATGCATATGAATATTCGCCCGCTGCAGATGCTGCGACTCCCCAGACACAAAATGAGACTGCCAATATAATGAGACTGGTCTATATCGGCGGGAATTACTGGGGATATGCTCTCATCACGATTGACCTTCCCCACCTTTTACAAAATGCCGATCCCCTGTCCGGAAAATCCGGTCTCGGTTTTATTGTCATGGACCAGAATGGACAGGTGCTCACCGGCGATCCCACGGTGCTGGATCAGGATCCGGTTTTTGCGGATCTCATTATTCCCCCGGATCGTACATGGAAGATGGGTGCAGTTGTTTATGGAGGATGGGAGTCTGCGCTGGAACCCAAACTCACCCGGCTGCGGTATCTGGGCTTTTTGATTATCGTGCTTATCACCCTCCTTATCGGTCTTATAACATATCGCCACGTATCTATGGGCAATCAGATTAGGGAGCGGGAAGCGTCTTTGCTGGAATCAAACGCTCACCTGCGGCGGGAAATTGAGGCGCATAGGGAAGCAGAAAAAGCCCTCAAAATAAGTAAAAAGAAATATTTCACCCTCTTCAACAGCGCCAATGATGCGGTTGTTCTCTGCGCACGAGGGGAAGATCCCCTCTGCTATCCGGTGATCGAGGTCAATGATGGTACGAGCCGGATCATGGGATATTCGCGGGACTTCCTCCTCTCTTGTAATCTCTTTGATAATGTCCTGCCCGGTTCCCGGGAGCGCATACCCCGGATATTCGAAGAGATAGACCGGAACCATCATGCGACATTTGAAATGGATTATCTGGCCTGTGACGGAAGAACCCTCCCACTTGAGATGAACAGCCACCTGTTCACCCTTGAGGGAAATACCGTTCTTTTGACCGTGGCAAGGGATGTATCCGCACGAAAGAAAACTGAAGACGACCTCCGGCAGTCGGTTGCGGAAAAGGATGTACTGCTAAAAGAGGTTCATCACCGGGTGAAGAACAATCTCCAGGTGATCTCAAGCCTGATCGATCTCCAGGCCGGCGCTCTGAGCGATCCTGATGTACAGAATCATTTCCGCGAATGCCAGGATCGGATCCGGTCCATAGCGCTCGTGCACGAGAACCTGTACCAGTCCAAGACTTTTTCCACGATAAAGGCAGAGGATTATATAAAGATGCTTGTTGATCGGCTTGTCCCGTCCTGCAGCGCGTTACCGGGTGTTAATGTCTGTTATGACATTGACGATATCGATATAGACCTGGATACCGCCATTCCCTGTGGACTGATAATCAACGAACTGGTGACGAATGCTCTCAAACATGCCTTCACCGGCAGGGACCGGGGGATTATCCGGATCTGCCTGAAACAGGCACCGGATGATATGCTCACCCTGATTGTCGAAGATGATGGCAAAGGTTTTCCGGAATCGGTCAATTTCCAGGAGACCGAGTCATTCGGGCTCCAGATCGTGACAGCTCTCTCCTGCCAGCTGGATGCAGACCTGTCCATGACGGGCGGGAACGGGACCCGGATAACCCTCAGGTTCTCAAAAATACGCGGAAAAACAGGGGTCTGA
- the rsgA gene encoding ribosome small subunit-dependent GTPase A has protein sequence MNPPIPGCKEAHPYTLEQLGWTEEHKEAFRKFSHPYIPGRVACRQKTVWEVFTGSGPVIAGISGALKKLGRFPAVGDFVVLLHQPEAGSITIVAILPQKTVFTRGAAGREGTDQVIAANIDTVFIVTAAGPDLNARRIERYLSIAHASGARPVIVINKSDLAEDPASLTREIVPVSSGIPVILISAMNGEGIGLLDPYLGPGRTIVLIGSSGVGKSTLINRLLGQEMQKISGIREDDGKGRHTTTVRQLFVLEGGALMIDNPGIREVGIGTASAGIGDTFSDIRELAAGCRFSDCRHELEPGCAVQEAVKAGILSASRLESFHRLVRELAFEQDKAEIGLVRSERKRWKGIAKLGKEIQKTRWN, from the coding sequence ATGAACCCACCCATTCCCGGATGCAAAGAAGCGCATCCTTATACCCTGGAACAGCTCGGCTGGACAGAAGAACACAAGGAAGCATTCAGAAAATTTTCACACCCGTACATTCCCGGTCGCGTTGCGTGCAGGCAGAAGACCGTCTGGGAAGTTTTTACCGGAAGCGGACCGGTCATTGCCGGGATCTCCGGAGCCTTAAAAAAACTCGGACGTTTTCCAGCCGTGGGGGATTTTGTCGTGCTGCTTCACCAGCCGGAAGCCGGATCCATAACAATCGTTGCAATCCTTCCGCAAAAGACGGTGTTCACGCGGGGAGCTGCCGGGCGGGAAGGAACGGATCAGGTCATTGCAGCAAATATAGACACGGTCTTTATCGTGACCGCTGCCGGTCCTGACCTGAACGCCCGCAGGATCGAGAGGTACCTTTCGATTGCCCACGCATCCGGCGCCCGGCCGGTGATCGTCATCAACAAATCCGATCTCGCGGAGGATCCCGCCTCGCTCACCAGGGAGATTGTGCCGGTCTCCTCCGGCATCCCGGTTATTCTCATCAGTGCGATGAACGGCGAGGGGATCGGCCTGCTTGACCCGTACCTCGGGCCAGGCAGAACGATCGTGCTGATCGGTTCATCGGGGGTTGGCAAGTCCACCCTGATCAACCGGCTCCTCGGCCAGGAGATGCAGAAGATCTCAGGCATCCGGGAGGATGACGGGAAAGGCCGGCATACAACGACTGTGCGCCAGCTCTTTGTCCTGGAGGGCGGTGCGCTCATGATCGATAATCCCGGGATCCGGGAAGTGGGCATCGGTACCGCTTCGGCCGGCATTGGCGACACGTTTTCCGATATCCGGGAGCTGGCGGCGGGCTGCAGGTTCTCGGACTGCCGGCACGAACTGGAGCCGGGCTGTGCCGTGCAGGAGGCCGTGAAGGCCGGCATCCTCTCAGCGTCCCGGCTGGAAAGTTTCCATCGGCTCGTGCGGGAACTTGCGTTCGAGCAGGACAAAGCGGAGATCGGTCTCGTCCGGTCCGAGAGGAAACGCTGGAAAGGAATCGCGAAACTCGGAAAGGAGATCCAGAAGACGAGGTGGAATTAG
- a CDS encoding chemotaxis protein CheW translates to MAAAQKGINAADEEIARPGNVQVVEFVLGDEHFAIDLFDVKEVVEYTRITKIPNTPSYVKGIIDLRGEITTIIDLKLNMNITEKEEISDENRRIIVLDDTITRSKIGIMVDDVSSVSTFSPSQVEKTTAAVNSDDTNILGIIRKKSRVRDKEHTELIIWIDIRQILNTTDIANLA, encoded by the coding sequence ATGGCAGCAGCACAAAAGGGTATAAACGCAGCTGATGAGGAAATTGCCCGTCCCGGCAATGTCCAGGTTGTGGAATTTGTCCTTGGAGACGAACATTTTGCCATCGATCTTTTCGATGTGAAGGAGGTAGTGGAGTATACCCGTATAACAAAAATTCCCAACACTCCCTCCTATGTCAAAGGTATCATCGATCTCCGGGGAGAGATTACAACAATCATCGACCTCAAACTCAACATGAACATAACCGAGAAAGAGGAGATATCCGATGAGAACCGGAGAATTATCGTCCTGGATGATACAATCACGCGATCCAAGATCGGGATCATGGTTGATGACGTATCCTCGGTTTCAACGTTCAGCCCATCCCAGGTTGAGAAAACAACTGCCGCAGTGAACAGCGATGACACAAATATCCTCGGAATCATACGCAAGAAGAGCCGGGTCCGCGACAAGGAACACACAGAATTAATTATCTGGATCGATATCCGGCAGATCCTGAATACAACTGATATAGCAAACCTGGCGTAA
- a CDS encoding response regulator — translation MTNISLLIVEDEAIVAKWIQKYLVASGYTVIGSVATGAEALELAASHHPDIILLDIRLKGPLDGIEVSRTVRDRLGIPVIFVTAFADNDTIERAKETGPYGYLIKPFDGKSLFSVVESARLRIERERNGEME, via the coding sequence ATGACGAACATTTCCCTCTTGATCGTAGAAGATGAAGCAATCGTGGCAAAATGGATACAGAAATATCTTGTCGCTTCCGGGTATACGGTAATCGGTTCCGTTGCAACCGGCGCTGAAGCGCTCGAACTGGCTGCAAGTCACCACCCGGACATCATTCTGCTGGATATCCGGCTCAAAGGTCCCCTGGATGGGATCGAAGTTTCCCGTACTGTCCGCGACCGTCTCGGAATTCCCGTCATATTCGTAACGGCATTTGCTGATAATGACACGATCGAGCGTGCGAAGGAGACGGGTCCTTACGGGTATCTCATCAAACCCTTCGATGGGAAATCCCTCTTTTCTGTTGTGGAATCAGCCCGGTTGCGTATCGAGCGGGAAAGAAACGGTGAGATGGAATGA
- a CDS encoding DUF86 domain-containing protein, whose amino-acid sequence MPRSELLYLHDISEAAANIRSYVGTMPFDEFKNDQMRIDAVVRNFEIIGEATKNLNGDLKSRYPKTDWKSIAGFRDALIHGYFGIDLEILWDIIVNKIPLLQDEIAAIIAYEKGTGK is encoded by the coding sequence ATGCCTAGATCCGAGTTGCTGTACCTCCACGATATTTCCGAAGCTGCAGCAAATATCCGGTCCTATGTCGGCACGATGCCATTTGACGAGTTCAAAAACGATCAGATGCGTATCGATGCAGTTGTGCGGAACTTTGAGATCATCGGAGAGGCAACGAAAAACCTGAACGGAGACTTAAAATCGCGGTATCCCAAAACAGACTGGAAATCGATTGCAGGGTTCCGTGACGCGCTCATCCACGGATATTTTGGTATTGACCTGGAAATTCTCTGGGACATTATTGTCAACAAAATTCCACTGCTGCAGGATGAGATCGCAGCCATTATCGCATACGAGAAAGGAACCGGGAAATAA
- a CDS encoding response regulator, with amino-acid sequence MTSHSLLSKPYIPNNVLSATETGSNKPAPVSVLYVDDEPEFLTLCKIFLERSGNFVVDTAISPTVALKMIQSSDYDVIVSDYQMPEMNGIEFFAEVAKTHGHLPFVLFTGRDRTEVTSPLSDVLVDFYLQKSVHARDMFVALALVIRKAAEKNR; translated from the coding sequence ATGACCAGTCATTCATTGTTATCAAAACCCTATATCCCGAATAATGTATTATCTGCAACCGAGACGGGCAGCAACAAACCTGCCCCGGTCTCTGTCCTGTATGTCGATGATGAACCGGAATTCCTGACCCTCTGTAAAATTTTTCTCGAACGTTCGGGGAATTTTGTTGTGGATACCGCGATTTCGCCGACCGTAGCGTTAAAGATGATCCAGTCTTCGGACTATGATGTGATAGTATCAGATTATCAGATGCCGGAAATGAACGGCATTGAGTTTTTTGCAGAAGTAGCAAAGACCCACGGGCATTTGCCCTTTGTTCTTTTCACGGGAAGAGACAGGACTGAAGTAACTTCCCCGTTGTCAGATGTCCTCGTGGATTTTTACCTCCAGAAGAGCGTACATGCCCGCGATATGTTTGTTGCATTGGCTCTGGTAATCAGGAAAGCAGCTGAAAAAAACAGGTGA